Proteins from a single region of Rhinatrema bivittatum chromosome 13, aRhiBiv1.1, whole genome shotgun sequence:
- the LOC115075287 gene encoding uncharacterized protein LOC115075287 isoform X2 gives MKKMKFIVMNPTAPRDATGESALTLKNILSTYSLPVAILPSLALTFKEKNSSYCEAQTMDVLTVEDTYEEDFLLGHPIEQGDLLIKTPIVIPMYMKHISLVMAEGFLQGDLEKWNTLCNFYDKQVQSKGNMEHYKLEEIMLLDKNDISKQQNLYNEVEPIYIDLNLFMEPKFEEYALDNFSEESKAGVTAEVVLPPLIPSPVMPTIPVSKNQRIQHIKEIPKDLHHLDVEEVCDCLCLLNMNQYREAFREGQIDGQLLFDLDQEMMQKCLGMNNLHIAKLLKFRDGWRPNVKEETS, from the exons ATGAAGAAAATGAAGTTTATCGTGATGAATCCAACTGCTCCAAGAG ATGCGACTGGAGAGTCAGCTCTCACCCTGAAAAACATATTGTCCACGTATAGCTTGCCTGTAGCTATTCTTCCTTCACTGGCCCTtacctttaaagaaaaaaacagctcATACTGTGAGGCTCAGACAATGGATGTCCTCACTGTTGAAGATACTTATGAGGAAGACTTTTTACTTGGACATCCTATAGAACAAG GTGACCTATTGATAAAGACACCAATTGTGATCCCAATGTACATGAAACACATTAGTCTAGTTATGGCGGAGGGATTTTTGCAGGGAGACCTGGAGAAATGGAATACCCTCTGTAACTTCTATGACAAGCAGGTCCAAAGCAAAGGCAACATGGAACATTATAAACTTGaag AAATTATGTTGTTGGACAAAAACGACATATCCAAGCAACAGAATTTGTACAACGAAGTTGAACCCATATACATTGACCTTAACCTTTTTATGGAGCCCAAGTTTGAAGAATATGCCCTTGATAACTTTTCAGAAGAATCAAAAGCTGGTGTAACGGCAGAAGTCGTTCTGCCTCCTCTGATCCCATCTCCAGTAATGCCCACAATACCAGTGAGCAAGAACCAAAGAATCCAACACATCAAAGAGATTCCAAAGGATCTGCACCATTTAGATGTGGAGGAAGTTTGTGATTGCTTGTGTCTACTGAACATGAACCAGTACAGGGAGGCCTTTCGAGAAGGGCAGATTGATGGGCAGCTGCTGTTTGATCTGGATCAGGAGATGATGCAAAAGTGCCTGGGGATGAATAACCTGCACATAGCCAAGCTGCTAAAATTCAGAGATGGGTGGAGGCCAAACGTGAAGGAGGAgacaagttaa